The Chaetodon trifascialis isolate fChaTrf1 chromosome 17, fChaTrf1.hap1, whole genome shotgun sequence genome has a segment encoding these proteins:
- the ptk2aa gene encoding protein tyrosine kinase 2aa isoform X7, producing MRGCETASCLSVLGAGRHREGQTCVSMAMSGCSPFPMCWDREYDRHLAAAVSAGKTMATAYLDPNLNHTLLGGAKSRLSAGGSDRTIAGSVDRVLKVFHHFETNTENSCWSSNIRYGDATDVRGIIQKILDIHKVRWTSCFGLRLSNIQSRDQVHWLHPDMGVSHVREKYEQARPNEEWR from the exons atgcgtGGTTGCGAGACCGCCAGCTGTCTATCTGTCCTCGgtgcaggcagacacagagagggacagacatgtGTTTCCATGGCAATGAGCGGCTGTAGCCCCTTCCCCATGTGTTGGGACAGAG AATATGACAGACACctagcagcagcagtgtcagcAGGGAAAACCATGGCGACAGCCTACCTGGACCCCAACCTGAACCATACCCTCCTGGGAGGTGCCAAGTCACGGCTGAGCGCTGGGGGGTCCGACCGAACCATAGCCGGCTCCGTGGACAGGGTTCTGAAAGTCTTTCATCACTTTGAGAccaacactgaaaacagctgctggtccTCCAATATCAGATATGGAGATGCAACGGATGTCAGG GGAATCATCCAGAAAATTCTGGACATCCACAAAGTGCGCTGGACGTCTTGTTTCGGACTGCGTCTCAGCAACATCCAATCCAGAGACCAGGTGCACTGGCTCCACCCCGATATGGGCGTGTCCCACGTCAGAGAAAAATACGAGCAGGCTCGACCAAACGAGGAGTGGAggtga